Within the Candidatus Methylomirabilota bacterium genome, the region GGGCTTCAACCGGAACTCGCAAATAAACTGGAGCAGGTGTGGGAGATTTGGGGTCGGGCTTGCGATTTGCTATTTGAAGCCTTTGTCGCGGGGTGGGAGCGCGCAACAGGCGAGGTGAGCAAATGGCAATGCGTCACGACACGCGCGTGAGCTTCTCTTTCAGCCAAAGGTTGACAAGGGTTTCTGTCGTGATCCCTTGCCGACGTGCCTCCTGCCGAAGTCCGCTGGCAAGCTCTCCAGCTACCGGGCAGTAAACCTTTTTTGACTGAATCTTGACCGCGGCACGGACCGCTGGCATCTGATCGGCATAATCCGCCGTACTATGGGTATCCCAGAACTCCCAAAACTCTTCGAGGGATCGGAAATTCTCTGGGAGAGAATCTCGCTGCAACCGCTTTCTCTTACTTTTTGGCATAGCTTCTCCTCTCTTTTTCATCCATATCCCGGGCACTCAAGATCAGAGCCTCGCCT harbors:
- a CDS encoding CopG family antitoxin, which encodes MPKSKRKRLQRDSLPENFRSLEEFWEFWDTHSTADYADQMPAVRAAVKIQSKKVYCPVAGELASGLRQEARRQGITTETLVNLWLKEKLTRVS